In the genome of Deltaproteobacteria bacterium, the window TACCGGGACGAGGATGAAACGAGGGTCGCGTTGTTCGTGGTCTTGGACCGGCTCCTGGATCCGGAAACCACCGACGCCATTCGCGCGGCCATCCGCGCCCAGGCCACGCCGCGCCACGTCCCGGCCATCGTGGAACAGATCAGCCAGGTGCCGGTGACACGGAACGGGAAGAAGGTGGAAAAGGCCGTATCCGCCATCCTCGACCACGAGCCTGTCCGCAACCGGGAAGCCCTGGCGAACCCGGAAGCCCTGGACGAGATCGAGGCGTGCATCCGCCGCGCCTGACGACAAACAGGCGCGCCGGAACCCCGACACGGGGGAAGCGTGACGCGCCGGAGGGATGAAGCATGGAAGCGATCAAGCGAGGCGAGCGCGTCAAGGGCAAGGTGGCGCTGGTGGCGGGAGCCGGCTCCATCGAGCCCGGATGGGGCAACGGCAAGGCGGCAGCGGTGCTCTACGCGCGCGAGGGCGCCAAGGTGTTCGCGGTGGACTACCGCCTGGAGGCGGCCGAGGAAACCCGAGCCATCATCGAAGCCGAGGGCGGCACTTGCGCGACGTTCGCCGCGGACGTGACCTCGGAAACGGACGTCAAGGCCATGGTGGACGCATGCGTGAACACCTTCGGGCGCATCGACATCCTGCACAACAACGTCGGCGGCCAGGGCCCGGGCCGGTGGGTCCTGGACATCGAACGCGACGACTGGGATGCCGTGCTGGCGCGCAACGTGACGTCGGTGCTGCTCACCTGCAAGGCGGTCATCCCCATCATGATCCGCCAGGGCGGCGGCGCCATCGTCAACGTCTCGTCCATCGCCAGCATCCGCCACGTCAACGTGCCCACCGCCTCCTACTCCGCCGCCAAGGGCGCGGTGAACCAGCTCACCCAGAACCTGGCACTGCAATACGCCGACAAGCACATCCGCGCAAACTGCGTGTTGCCGGGCTACATCGACACGCCGTTCACCCGCCGGATCGTGGGCGGGAAGCCCAGCTACGAGCACAAGGGATTCACCTCGGCGGACGAATACCGCAAGGCCCGTGACGCCATCGTTCCCCTGGGCCGGGGCGGCACCGCCTGGGACGTGGCCCAGGCCGCGCTTTTCCTGGCCTCGGACGACGCCGACTACATCACCGGCGTCATGCTGCCAGTGGACGGCGGCGTCACCGCCACCTGTCCCGGAGTGTAATCGGCCGCGACCCCGGCG includes:
- a CDS encoding SDR family NAD(P)-dependent oxidoreductase, encoding MEAIKRGERVKGKVALVAGAGSIEPGWGNGKAAAVLYAREGAKVFAVDYRLEAAEETRAIIEAEGGTCATFAADVTSETDVKAMVDACVNTFGRIDILHNNVGGQGPGRWVLDIERDDWDAVLARNVTSVLLTCKAVIPIMIRQGGGAIVNVSSIASIRHVNVPTASYSAAKGAVNQLTQNLALQYADKHIRANCVLPGYIDTPFTRRIVGGKPSYEHKGFTSADEYRKARDAIVPLGRGGTAWDVAQAALFLASDDADYITGVMLPVDGGVTATCPGV